One Acidobacteriaceae bacterium genomic region harbors:
- a CDS encoding adenine phosphoribosyltransferase: MSEKQINCEPLKALIRSVPDFPRPGILFYDITTVLKDRTGFAQLIDAFAQYYIGKDIDLVLGIEARGFIFGPALAYRLNAGFVPIRKPGKLPAPTETVKYDLEYGSDSLQIHKDAIRPGQRVIIVDDLLATGGTMQASVDLVEKLGGVVVSLGVAIELDFLRGRNRFPQYDVLSLLHYNE, from the coding sequence ATGTCCGAAAAACAAATCAACTGCGAGCCGCTCAAAGCGCTCATCCGCTCCGTCCCTGACTTTCCGCGCCCCGGCATCCTCTTCTACGACATCACCACCGTCCTTAAGGACCGCACCGGCTTCGCGCAGCTCATCGACGCCTTCGCGCAGTACTACATCGGCAAGGACATCGACCTCGTTCTCGGCATCGAAGCCCGCGGCTTCATCTTCGGCCCCGCGCTCGCCTATCGTCTCAACGCCGGCTTCGTTCCCATCCGCAAGCCCGGCAAGCTCCCCGCGCCCACCGAAACCGTCAAGTACGACCTCGAGTACGGCTCCGACTCGCTGCAGATCCACAAGGACGCCATCCGCCCCGGCCAGCGCGTCATCATCGTCGACGACCTCCTCGCCACCGGCGGCACCATGCAGGCCAGCGTCGACCTCGTCGAAAAACTTGGCGGAGTCGTCGTCTCCCTCGGCGTCGCCATCGAGCTCGACTTCCTCCGCGGCCGCAACCGCTTCCCGCAATACGACGTCCTCAGCCTCCTCCACTACAACGAGTAA
- a CDS encoding acylphosphatase produces MVLHFLIRGRVQGVGFRWFVHREASELGLRGWVRNTDDGSVEVVATGPREDLDELRAELKKGSRGSRVDHVIEHELDESEAASLRDFEIQGAW; encoded by the coding sequence ATGGTTCTTCACTTCCTTATCCGTGGCCGAGTCCAGGGAGTCGGCTTCCGCTGGTTCGTCCACCGCGAAGCCTCCGAGCTCGGCCTCCGCGGCTGGGTTCGCAACACCGACGACGGCTCCGTCGAGGTCGTCGCCACCGGCCCCCGCGAAGATCTCGACGAACTCCGCGCCGAGCTCAAGAAAGGCTCCCGCGGCAGCCGAGTCGACCACGTCATCGAACACGAGCTCGACGAATCCGAAGCCGCCAGCCTCCGCGACTTCGAAATCCAGGGCGCCTGGTGA